GGCCGTGCCTTGGCAGATGATCGTCGCTTACCGTCGTTACACCGAACAGCTGGACAACATGCAAGGCATGCTCACCAGCGCCAGCCAGATTCCACCGCTGAAAAACCTCAAGGACAGCATGGCCGGCCAGCCGTCCACCCTGGTACTGGTGATCGGCGAGTCCACCAACCGCCAGCGCATGAGCCTCTATGGCTACCCGCGTAACACCACGCCGGAACTGGACAAGCTGCGCGACCAACTGGCGGTATTCGACAACGTGATTACCCCGCGCCCCTATACCATCGAGGCGCTGCAGCAGGTACTGACCTTCGCCGACGAAGAAAACCCGGACCTGTACCTCAAGACACCGTCCATCGTCAGTGTCATGAAACAGGCCGGCTACAAGACTTTCTGGATCACCAACCAGCAGACCATGACCAAGCGCAACACCATGCTCACAACCTTTTCCGAACAGGCCGACGAGCAGGTGTACCTGAACAACAACCGTAACCAGAACGCCCGCCAATACGACGGCGATGTACTGGCGCCGTTTTCCAAGGCCCTGGCCGATACCGCCGAGCGCAAGTTCATCGTGGTGCACTTGCTGGGCACCCACATGAGCTACCAGTACCGTTATCCGCAGACGTTCGACAAGTTCACCGACCGCCAGGGCGTGCCGGCGGGTGTCAGCGATGCACAGTTGCCGACGTATAACAGCTACGACAACGCGGTGCTGTACAACGACTTCGTGGTATCGAGCCTGATCAAAGACTACGCCAAGACTGACCCCAACGGCTTCCTGCTGTACCTGTCGGACCACGGCGAAGATGTGTTCGACTCTGCCGGCCACGACACCCTGGGCCGTAACGAAGGCAAGCCAACCGCGCCGATGTACACCATTCCGTTCATGGCCTACGCCTCGCCCAAATGGCGCGAAAGCCACGACTGGAGCTTTGCCGGTGACCTGCAACGGCCTTACAGCAGTTCGCAGTTGATCCACACCTGGGCGGACCTGGCAGGCCTGAGTTTCGATGAACTGGACCGCAGCAAAAGCCTGGTCAGCGACAGCTTCAAGCCGCGCCCCCTGCTGATCGGCAACCCTTACGAGACCAAGCAGAAGGCCTTGATCGACTTCAGTTTGATCAAGCCGAAGAAGGCCGACAGTGCCGATGTGGTGGTCAAGTAGGCCGGTGTCCCACATCATAAAGATACAAATCATTCTCGTTTGAAGCTAAAGTTCCGCGCCTCCTTTCGTCTTTGAGCCATACCCGCCCGTTCCGGGCGGCCTCAAAGACGACAAGGAGTTCGCCGCGATGCTCGCGCCCGTTACCCGTTCCATCACTTTCACCCTTGGCCTGTTCAGCCTGGCGCTGAGCCCGGAACTGCTGGCCGAAACCGACCCCGAACACACCCCCGCCAATGCCCTCGAACTGGGCGCCACCCGCATCACCGCCGAAGGCCTGGGTGCGACCACCGAGCACACCGGTGCCTACACCACCGGCTCCATGAGCACCGCCACCCGCCTGAACCTGTCGATCAAGGAAACCCCGCAATCGATCTCGGTGATCACGCGCCAGCAGATGGATGACTTCAACCTCAACACCCTGACCGAGGTGTTACGCCAGACCACCGGCGTCAATGTTC
Above is a genomic segment from Pseudomonas sp. R5-89-07 containing:
- a CDS encoding phosphoethanolamine transferase CptA, whose amino-acid sequence is MAMFKRSTTTAKGFDWAGLGWLFLFFWYFSGITQLLIQLTGTSGFSGFRQAFFMSALWLAPMLLFPRQTRLLAALIGVVLWACSMASLGYFFIYQQEFSQSVIFIMFESNISEAGEYATQYFAWWIVLAFIAHTAFAIFLWTRLRPVYLPRGQSIVAAIAIVLAVVGYPLVKQIATSETMELAIDRFETRIEPAVPWQMIVAYRRYTEQLDNMQGMLTSASQIPPLKNLKDSMAGQPSTLVLVIGESTNRQRMSLYGYPRNTTPELDKLRDQLAVFDNVITPRPYTIEALQQVLTFADEENPDLYLKTPSIVSVMKQAGYKTFWITNQQTMTKRNTMLTTFSEQADEQVYLNNNRNQNARQYDGDVLAPFSKALADTAERKFIVVHLLGTHMSYQYRYPQTFDKFTDRQGVPAGVSDAQLPTYNSYDNAVLYNDFVVSSLIKDYAKTDPNGFLLYLSDHGEDVFDSAGHDTLGRNEGKPTAPMYTIPFMAYASPKWRESHDWSFAGDLQRPYSSSQLIHTWADLAGLSFDELDRSKSLVSDSFKPRPLLIGNPYETKQKALIDFSLIKPKKADSADVVVK